The following DNA comes from Humidesulfovibrio mexicanus.
TTCGGGGCCGCACGAGGCCTCGCAATCCGTCCGGTTGTGACGTTTGCGGGCTAGGCGAAACAGTGCGTTCCAGGGCACTCGCGGGCTCCTACAGTTCAGATGCCGATGATCCCGAAGGCTGGATTCCGGTTTGGTTCTGAGCCTGGTTCAGCGGCAGGGTGCGGAGCGTAAGGGCTTCGTCCTCAAGCGCTGCATACCGGGTGCGCAGGCTTTTGAGCTCAAAGCCCAGACGGATGCGCTCCACCACGAAGAAAGCCAGGCAGACCAGGGCGCCCAGAAGAAAAGAGATGAGCACCAACAAATACACAGGCAGGGGCAGGGAATACAGGTGAAAGGAAAGGATGCTGAACTCCAACTGCACTGCGGTTGAAAGGGGCTGATTGTTCTGCACGAAGAACAGCATTGAGGCGACGAACAGAATCAGCATTCCAAGGAATTTCAAATAGCGCATGGCGTCTCCTTGTGGCGGCCCGGACTAGCCCAGGGCGTCGAAGTGTGGCTTGAGCGTGGCGTAGGTCGCGC
Coding sequences within:
- a CDS encoding lipopolysaccharide assembly protein LapA domain-containing protein is translated as MRYLKFLGMLILFVASMLFFVQNNQPLSTAVQLEFSILSFHLYSLPLPVYLLVLISFLLGALVCLAFFVVERIRLGFELKSLRTRYAALEDEALTLRTLPLNQAQNQTGIQPSGSSASEL